From a single Chlorocebus sabaeus isolate Y175 chromosome X, mChlSab1.0.hap1, whole genome shotgun sequence genomic region:
- the LOC140710882 gene encoding uncharacterized protein isoform X1, with product MSWRGRSTYRRRPRRYVEPPEVIGPMLPEQFSDEEVEPPKPEEGEPATQSQDPAPAQEGEDEGASAGQGDGKGRRMPAGVCVCVCACACVHVCVCYALSHSRNRRKEINGKNA from the exons ATGAGTTGGCGAGGAAGATCGACCTATCGGCGTAGGCCAAGACGCTATGTAGAGCCTCCTGAAGTGATTGGGCCTATGCTG CCCGAGCAGTTCAGTGATGAAGAAGTGGAACCACCAAAACCTGAAGAAGGGGAACCAGCAACTCAAAGTCAGGATCCTGCACCTgctcaggagggagaggatgagggagCATCTGCAGGGCAAGGTgatggaaagggaagaagaatgcccgctggtgtgtgtgtctgtgtgtgtgcgtgtgcgtgtgtgcatgtgtgtgtgtgttatgcatTGTCACATAGCAGGAACAGGAGGAAAGAAATCAATGGAAAGAATGCCTGA
- the LOC140710882 gene encoding G antigen 10-like isoform X2 produces MSWRGRSTYRRRPRRYVEPPEVIGPMLPEQFSDEEVEPPKPEEGEPATQSQDPAPAQEGEDEGASAGQGPEPEAESQEEVRPTTDYEREDGPDVQEMSLPNPEEVKRPE; encoded by the exons ATGAGTTGGCGAGGAAGATCGACCTATCGGCGTAGGCCAAGACGCTATGTAGAGCCTCCTGAAGTGATTGGGCCTATGCTG CCCGAGCAGTTCAGTGATGAAGAAGTGGAACCACCAAAACCTGAAGAAGGGGAACCAGCAACTCAAAGTCAGGATCCTGCACCTgctcaggagggagaggatgagggagCATCTGCAGGGCAAG ggcCAGAGCCTGAAGCTGAGAGCCAGGAAGAGGTTCGCCCGACGACTGATTATGAGCGTGAAGATGGTCCTGATGTCCAGGAGATGAGCCTGCCAAATCCAGAGGAGGTGAAAAGGCCTGAATAA